A single Klebsiella variicola DNA region contains:
- the dapF gene encoding diaminopimelate epimerase, whose protein sequence is MTPLHFHKYHGLGNDYLVCHRDVAEQLSNEHIQMLCHRHYGVGSDGLLIDSGDQINPTLRIINPDGSEAEKSGNGLRIYARYLFDIGRVGHEPFLVHTAGGDVYCTVHGDVHQISVDMGRANFNPAALPALVNLPEAVNYPLPLADETLSVVLVSMGNPHCVVLVDKLDLAQVHRLGPQIENHSLFPKRTNVQFVEVIDRHTLKIGIWERGAGFTMASGSSSCAAASAMRRLGKVDDRVDVNMPGGQLHITFDADFQVRMRGPVHKIASLTLDKDCFVGGSAIFTGAA, encoded by the coding sequence ATGACACCCTTACACTTTCATAAATATCACGGGCTGGGTAATGATTACCTGGTATGCCATCGCGACGTTGCCGAACAGTTGAGCAACGAGCATATTCAAATGCTGTGCCATCGCCACTATGGCGTGGGATCGGATGGTCTGCTGATCGACAGCGGCGATCAGATCAATCCCACACTGCGTATTATCAATCCGGACGGCTCCGAAGCGGAGAAAAGCGGTAACGGGCTACGGATCTATGCGCGTTATCTTTTTGATATCGGTCGTGTTGGCCATGAGCCCTTTCTGGTACATACGGCGGGCGGTGACGTCTATTGCACTGTGCATGGCGATGTTCATCAGATTAGCGTTGACATGGGGCGGGCGAATTTCAATCCGGCGGCGCTGCCCGCCTTAGTGAATTTGCCTGAGGCGGTGAATTATCCTTTGCCGCTGGCGGATGAAACCCTGTCCGTCGTGCTGGTCTCCATGGGCAATCCCCACTGCGTTGTCCTCGTCGATAAGCTCGACCTGGCGCAGGTTCATCGTTTAGGGCCGCAAATCGAAAACCATTCCTTGTTCCCCAAACGCACCAATGTCCAGTTCGTGGAAGTTATCGATCGCCATACGCTAAAGATTGGTATCTGGGAGCGGGGCGCGGGGTTCACGATGGCCTCCGGGAGCAGCAGTTGCGCGGCTGCCAGCGCGATGCGCCGGTTAGGGAAGGTGGACGATCGGGTGGATGTCAACATGCCTGGTGGTCAGCTGCACATCACCTTCGACGCGGATTTTCAGGTCCGTATGCGTGGCCCGGTGCATAAAATCGCCAGCCTGACGCTGGATAAAGACTGCTTTGTTGGCGGCAGCGCCATCTTCACTGGCGCTGCATAA
- a CDS encoding NADP-dependent oxidoreductase — MTDQPQRHRRWVLASRPHGEPTAENFRLEESEVPTPGPGQVLLRTVFLSLDPYMRGRMSDAPSYSPPVAIGAVMVGGTVSRVVSSNHADYQPGDWVLGYSGWQDYELSDGNGLVKLGDDPQHPSWSLGVLGMPGFTAYMGLLDIGQPKAGETLVVAAATGPVGATVGQIGKIKGCRTVGIAGGAEKCRYAVETLGFDVCLDHRADDFAEQLAQACPQGIDVYYENVGGKVFDAVLPLLNTAARVPVCGLVSGYNATGLPDGPDRLPLLMATILKKRIRMQGFIIGQDYGHRIAEFQQQMGRWVQEGKIKYREQLIDGLDQAPQALIGLLKGENFGKVVIRVAADD, encoded by the coding sequence ATGACAGATCAACCGCAACGCCATCGCCGCTGGGTACTGGCTTCCCGCCCCCATGGTGAACCGACGGCAGAGAATTTCCGCCTGGAAGAGAGCGAGGTGCCGACGCCGGGGCCGGGGCAGGTTCTGCTGCGTACCGTTTTTTTATCGCTCGATCCCTATATGCGCGGGCGCATGAGCGACGCGCCTTCTTATTCGCCACCGGTGGCCATTGGCGCGGTGATGGTGGGAGGGACCGTGAGTCGCGTGGTCAGCTCAAATCATGCCGATTATCAACCCGGCGACTGGGTGCTGGGCTACAGCGGCTGGCAGGATTATGAACTCTCCGACGGCAACGGACTGGTGAAGCTGGGTGACGACCCGCAACACCCGTCATGGTCGCTGGGAGTTCTGGGGATGCCGGGCTTCACCGCCTACATGGGATTGCTGGACATCGGCCAGCCGAAGGCGGGCGAAACGCTGGTGGTCGCTGCGGCGACCGGGCCGGTTGGCGCCACGGTCGGACAGATCGGCAAAATTAAGGGCTGCCGCACCGTCGGCATCGCTGGAGGCGCGGAGAAGTGTCGGTATGCGGTTGAGACGTTAGGCTTTGATGTCTGCCTTGACCATCGTGCGGATGATTTTGCCGAACAGCTGGCCCAGGCCTGCCCGCAGGGCATTGACGTTTACTACGAAAACGTCGGCGGCAAGGTTTTTGACGCGGTGCTGCCGCTGCTGAATACCGCAGCGCGGGTACCGGTCTGCGGGCTGGTAAGCGGCTATAACGCCACCGGTTTGCCAGACGGACCGGATCGTCTGCCGCTGCTGATGGCGACCATCCTCAAGAAGCGCATCCGGATGCAGGGCTTTATTATCGGCCAGGATTACGGGCATCGGATCGCGGAATTCCAGCAGCAGATGGGGCGCTGGGTGCAAGAGGGGAAAATTAAATATCGCGAACAGCTGATCGACGGTCTGGATCAGGCGCCGCAGGCGCTGATCGGCCTGTTGAAAGGTGAGAACTTCGGTAAAGTGGTGATCCGCGTCGCGGCCGACGACTAG
- the ansP gene encoding L-asparagine permease — protein sequence MNTKHDTAAEHHAAKRHWLNSHEAGYHKAMGNRQVQMIAIGGAIGTGLFLGAGARLQMAGPALALVYLVCGIFSFFILRALGELVLHRPSSGSFVSYAREFLGEKAAYVAGWMYFVNWAMTGIVDITAVALYMHYWGAFGDVPQWVFALGALAIVGTMNMIGVKWFAEMEFWFALVKVLAIVAFLVVGTIFLGSGKPLDGNATGFHLITDNGGFFPHGLLPALVLVQGVVFAFASIELVGTAAGECKDPESMVPKAINSVIWRIGLFYVGSVVLLVLLLPWTAYQAGQSPFVTFFSKLGVPYIGSVMNIVVLTAALSSLNSGLYSTGRILRSMSMGGSAPKFMSKMSRHHVPYAGILATLAVYVVGVFLNYLVPSQVFEIVLNVASLGIIASWGFIVVCQMRLRKAIKEGKAAKVSFRMPGAPFTSWLTLLFLFSVLVLMAFDYPNGTYTIGSIPLLAVLLVAGWFGVRKRVHAIHSTAPTLRK from the coding sequence ATGAATACGAAACACGACACTGCAGCGGAGCACCATGCTGCGAAACGCCACTGGCTCAACTCACATGAAGCGGGTTATCACAAAGCGATGGGCAACCGTCAGGTACAGATGATCGCCATCGGCGGCGCTATCGGTACCGGTTTGTTCCTCGGCGCCGGGGCACGTTTACAAATGGCAGGGCCAGCGCTCGCCCTGGTCTATCTGGTCTGCGGCATCTTCTCCTTCTTTATTCTTCGCGCCCTCGGCGAACTGGTTCTCCACCGCCCCTCGAGCGGCAGCTTCGTCTCCTATGCCAGGGAATTCCTCGGTGAAAAGGCCGCTTACGTGGCCGGCTGGATGTACTTCGTTAACTGGGCCATGACCGGGATCGTCGATATCACCGCCGTGGCGCTGTATATGCACTACTGGGGCGCGTTTGGCGATGTGCCACAGTGGGTCTTCGCCCTCGGCGCGCTGGCGATCGTCGGTACCATGAACATGATCGGCGTAAAATGGTTCGCCGAGATGGAGTTCTGGTTCGCGCTGGTCAAAGTGCTGGCGATCGTTGCGTTCCTCGTGGTCGGCACCATTTTCCTCGGCTCCGGTAAGCCGCTGGACGGCAATGCCACCGGCTTCCATCTGATCACCGATAACGGCGGCTTCTTCCCTCACGGCCTTCTGCCGGCGCTGGTGCTGGTGCAGGGCGTGGTCTTTGCCTTCGCCTCCATTGAACTGGTGGGCACCGCGGCCGGTGAGTGTAAAGATCCGGAGTCGATGGTACCGAAGGCCATCAACAGCGTGATCTGGCGTATCGGCCTGTTCTACGTCGGTTCGGTGGTGCTGCTGGTGCTGCTCCTGCCGTGGACCGCCTACCAGGCAGGACAGAGCCCGTTCGTCACCTTCTTCTCCAAACTGGGCGTACCGTATATCGGCAGCGTAATGAACATCGTGGTGTTAACCGCCGCCCTCTCCAGCCTCAACTCCGGCCTCTACAGCACCGGACGTATCCTGCGCTCCATGTCGATGGGGGGCTCCGCGCCGAAGTTTATGTCGAAAATGAGCCGTCACCACGTCCCTTACGCCGGGATCCTGGCGACGCTGGCGGTGTATGTGGTGGGGGTGTTCCTCAACTATCTGGTGCCGTCGCAGGTGTTTGAGATCGTGCTTAACGTCGCGTCGCTGGGGATCATTGCTTCCTGGGGCTTTATCGTGGTGTGTCAGATGCGTCTGCGCAAAGCGATCAAGGAAGGAAAAGCGGCGAAGGTGAGCTTCAGAATGCCGGGGGCGCCATTCACCTCCTGGCTGACGCTGCTGTTCCTGTTCAGCGTGCTGGTGCTGATGGCCTTCGATTATCCGAACGGCACTTACACCATTGGCTCAATTCCACTGCTGGCGGTGCTGCTGGTAGCTGGCTGGTTTGGCGTGCGTAAACGCGTGCATGCGATCCACAGTACGGCGCCGACGCTCAGGAAGTAA
- the pqqU gene encoding TonB-dependent receptor PqqU, whose product MKILSVRHAALPALLLPLIAAAQTADEQTMVVTAAPTTVSELDTPAAVSVVNGDEMRQAAPRVNLSESLGAVPGLQVQNRQNYAQDLQLSIRGFGSRSTYGVRGLRIYVDGIPATMPDGQGQTSNIDIGSVDTIEVLRGPFSALYGNSSGGVINVTSQTGTQPPTVEASSYYGSFGTWHYGMKATGAVGDGSHAGDVDYTVSTNRFTTHGYRDHSGARKNLANARLGVRINDVSKLTLLLNSVDIKANDAGGLTADEWRDNPRQSPRGDQYNTRKNTRQTQAGLRYERQLSAQDDLSVMMYAGERETTQFQSIPRAPQLKPSHAGGVIDLTRHYQGIDTRLTHRGELLVPVTLTAGLDYENMSERRKGYENFVMVNGAPQYGEQGALRRNERNLMWNVDPYLQTQWQLTDKLSLDAGVRYSSVWFDSNDYYITPGNGDDSGDASYHKWLPAGSLKYALTDAWNVYLSAGRGFETPTINELSYRSDNQSGLNFGLKPSTNDTVEIGSKTRLGNGLLTAALFQTNTDNEIVVNSSSGGRTSYKNAGKTRRQGMELGLDQQFGESWRLKAAWTWLDATYRTNVCDDASCNGNRIPGIARNMGYASFGYQPEQGWYAGSDIRYMSDIMANDENTAKAPSWTVVGLTTGYKWSYGRMDMDLFGRVDNLFDREYVGSVIVNESNGRYYEPAPGRNYGIGLNLAWRFE is encoded by the coding sequence ATGAAAATCCTGTCCGTGCGTCACGCCGCCCTGCCGGCGCTGCTGCTACCGCTGATTGCCGCGGCCCAGACCGCTGATGAACAAACCATGGTGGTGACCGCCGCGCCAACCACTGTTTCTGAACTGGATACCCCCGCCGCCGTCAGCGTGGTCAATGGGGATGAAATGCGCCAGGCCGCCCCGCGCGTCAATCTCTCTGAATCACTGGGCGCCGTACCGGGCCTGCAGGTGCAGAACCGGCAAAACTATGCCCAGGATCTGCAACTGTCGATTCGTGGCTTTGGCTCTCGCTCCACCTATGGCGTGCGCGGGCTACGCATCTATGTCGATGGTATTCCGGCGACCATGCCAGACGGCCAGGGGCAGACCTCGAATATCGATATTGGCAGCGTCGACACCATTGAGGTGCTGCGCGGCCCCTTCTCTGCCCTGTACGGTAACTCGTCCGGCGGGGTGATCAACGTCACCAGCCAGACCGGCACCCAGCCGCCCACCGTGGAAGCCAGCAGCTACTATGGCAGCTTCGGTACCTGGCACTACGGGATGAAGGCCACTGGCGCCGTTGGCGACGGCAGCCATGCAGGCGATGTGGATTACACGGTCTCGACCAACCGCTTCACCACTCATGGCTATCGCGATCACAGCGGCGCACGCAAAAATCTGGCGAACGCCCGACTGGGGGTGCGCATCAACGATGTCAGTAAGCTGACGCTGCTGCTGAACAGCGTGGATATCAAAGCCAATGACGCCGGCGGCTTAACCGCCGACGAATGGCGCGATAACCCGCGCCAGTCGCCGCGCGGCGACCAGTATAATACCCGCAAGAATACCCGGCAGACCCAGGCCGGCCTGCGCTACGAGCGCCAGCTGAGCGCCCAGGACGATCTCAGCGTCATGATGTACGCCGGTGAACGTGAAACCACGCAGTTCCAGTCGATCCCGCGCGCGCCGCAGCTGAAACCGAGCCATGCCGGCGGGGTGATCGATCTCACCCGTCACTACCAGGGAATCGATACCCGCCTGACCCATCGCGGAGAGCTGCTGGTGCCCGTCACCCTGACCGCCGGTCTCGATTACGAGAACATGAGCGAGCGCCGTAAAGGGTATGAAAACTTTGTGATGGTCAACGGCGCGCCGCAGTATGGCGAACAGGGTGCGCTGCGCCGTAACGAACGCAACCTGATGTGGAACGTCGACCCCTACCTGCAGACCCAGTGGCAGTTAACGGACAAACTCTCGCTCGATGCCGGGGTTCGCTACAGCTCAGTATGGTTCGACTCGAATGACTACTACATCACCCCAGGCAATGGCGATGACAGCGGTGATGCCAGCTATCACAAGTGGCTGCCCGCAGGCTCGCTGAAGTATGCTCTGACCGACGCGTGGAACGTCTACCTCTCCGCTGGCCGCGGCTTCGAGACGCCGACCATTAACGAACTGTCATACCGCTCCGATAACCAGAGCGGCCTTAATTTCGGCCTGAAGCCCTCCACCAACGACACAGTGGAGATCGGCAGTAAGACGCGGCTCGGCAATGGGCTGCTCACCGCCGCTCTGTTCCAGACCAATACCGATAATGAGATCGTGGTCAACAGCAGCAGCGGCGGGCGCACCAGCTATAAAAACGCCGGCAAAACCCGTCGTCAGGGGATGGAGCTGGGACTGGATCAGCAGTTTGGCGAGAGCTGGCGTCTGAAGGCGGCATGGACCTGGCTGGACGCGACCTATCGCACCAACGTCTGCGACGACGCCAGCTGCAACGGCAACCGCATTCCGGGGATCGCGCGCAATATGGGCTACGCCTCCTTTGGCTATCAGCCGGAGCAGGGCTGGTACGCCGGCAGCGATATTCGCTACATGAGCGACATCATGGCCAATGACGAAAACACGGCTAAAGCGCCTTCCTGGACGGTGGTTGGCCTGACGACCGGCTATAAATGGAGCTACGGCAGGATGGACATGGATCTGTTCGGCCGCGTCGACAACCTGTTCGACCGGGAGTACGTCGGGTCCGTTATCGTTAATGAGTCCAACGGGCGCTACTACGAGCCTGCTCCCGGACGCAACTACGGCATCGGCCTGAACCTCGCCTGGCGCTTCGAATAA
- the rihA gene encoding pyrimidine-specific ribonucleoside hydrolase RihA: MALPMMIDCDPGHDDAIALVLALASPELEVKAVTASAGNQTPEKTLRNVLRMLTLLNRPDIPVAGGAWKPLMRDLIIADNVHGESGLDGPSLPEPTFAPQNCTAVELMARVLRESQEPVTLVATGPQTNVALLLASHPELHAKIARIVIMGGAMGLGNWQPAAEFNIFVDPQAAEMVFQSGIPVVMAGLDVTHRAQILPADIERFRQIGNPVSTIVAELLDFFMAYHKDEKWGFDGAPLHDPCTIAWLLKPEIFTTIERWVGVETEGKYTQGMTVVDYYHLTGNRPNTTLMLDVDREAFVDLLAQRLTFYA, from the coding sequence ATGGCACTGCCGATGATGATTGATTGCGATCCGGGACATGATGACGCGATCGCCCTGGTCCTCGCCCTCGCCTCGCCGGAGCTGGAGGTGAAAGCCGTCACCGCTTCCGCGGGCAACCAGACCCCGGAGAAGACCCTGCGCAACGTGCTGCGTATGCTGACGCTGCTGAACCGGCCGGATATCCCGGTGGCCGGCGGCGCGTGGAAGCCGTTGATGCGCGATCTGATCATCGCCGATAACGTGCACGGCGAGAGCGGACTGGATGGCCCGAGCCTGCCGGAACCAACCTTTGCCCCGCAGAACTGCACCGCCGTCGAGCTGATGGCCAGGGTGCTGCGGGAAAGCCAGGAGCCGGTGACTCTGGTGGCCACCGGGCCGCAGACTAACGTGGCGTTGCTGCTCGCCAGCCACCCGGAGCTGCACGCGAAAATCGCCCGCATCGTGATCATGGGGGGCGCAATGGGGCTGGGCAACTGGCAGCCGGCGGCGGAGTTTAATATTTTCGTCGATCCGCAGGCGGCGGAAATGGTCTTTCAGTCCGGGATCCCGGTGGTGATGGCGGGGCTGGATGTTACGCATCGGGCGCAAATCCTTCCCGCCGATATCGAGCGATTCCGCCAGATTGGCAATCCGGTGTCGACCATTGTCGCCGAGCTGCTCGACTTCTTTATGGCCTACCACAAGGATGAAAAGTGGGGCTTCGACGGCGCGCCGCTGCACGATCCCTGCACCATCGCCTGGCTCCTCAAGCCGGAGATCTTCACCACTATCGAACGCTGGGTCGGCGTGGAAACGGAAGGAAAATATACCCAGGGGATGACGGTGGTCGATTACTACCATCTGACCGGCAATCGGCCCAATACTACCCTGATGCTGGATGTCGACCGTGAAGCCTTTGTCGATCTGCTCGCCCAGCGGTTAACCTTTTACGCCTGA
- a CDS encoding YncE family protein, whose amino-acid sequence MSLRHFAAPRLRHSLLFTSLLLAGSFSAHAADEMLRKAVGKGAYEMAYSQQENALWVATSQSRSLDKGGIVYRLDPTTLDVTQIIHNDLKPFGAAINHATGTLWFGNTVDSTVTAIDAKTGAVKGRLVLDERQRSETVRPLQPRELAVNEQTNTVYITGLGKESVIWVVDGATLKLKTTITGTGAMATGLAIDPQAKRLYTTNADGELLTIDSESNTIVSRKKLQDDGKAHFYLNLSLDTAGHRAFITDSKQPEVLVVDTRDGKVLEKIAAPESLAVLFNPTRNEAYVTHRKAGEVSVIDGKRYKIVKTFKTPTHPNSLALSDDGKTLYVSVKQASSREKEATAPDDVIRIAL is encoded by the coding sequence ATGTCACTACGTCATTTTGCCGCGCCGCGTCTGCGCCATTCACTGTTATTCACCTCTCTGCTGCTGGCAGGTAGCTTTAGCGCCCACGCTGCGGATGAGATGCTGCGTAAGGCCGTCGGGAAAGGGGCCTACGAAATGGCCTACAGCCAGCAGGAGAACGCGTTATGGGTCGCCACGTCGCAGAGTCGCTCACTGGACAAGGGCGGTATTGTTTATCGTCTTGACCCCACCACCCTGGACGTGACGCAGATTATTCACAACGATCTGAAGCCGTTCGGCGCTGCTATCAACCATGCCACCGGCACGCTGTGGTTTGGCAATACCGTCGACAGCACCGTCACCGCCATTGACGCCAAAACCGGCGCCGTGAAAGGGCGTCTGGTGCTGGACGAGCGTCAGCGCAGTGAAACCGTACGCCCACTGCAACCGCGCGAGCTGGCGGTCAATGAGCAGACCAACACGGTCTACATTACCGGTCTGGGCAAAGAGAGCGTGATTTGGGTGGTAGATGGCGCGACCCTGAAGCTGAAAACCACTATTACCGGCACCGGGGCAATGGCGACGGGTCTGGCGATCGATCCGCAGGCGAAACGCCTCTATACCACCAATGCCGACGGCGAACTGCTGACCATCGACAGCGAGAGCAATACCATTGTGTCGCGCAAGAAATTGCAGGACGATGGCAAAGCGCACTTCTACTTAAACCTGAGCCTTGATACCGCCGGTCACCGCGCCTTTATTACCGACAGCAAGCAGCCGGAAGTGCTGGTGGTCGATACCCGCGATGGTAAGGTGCTGGAGAAAATCGCCGCGCCGGAATCGCTGGCGGTGCTGTTTAACCCGACGCGTAATGAAGCCTATGTGACGCACCGTAAGGCCGGGGAAGTCAGCGTTATCGATGGCAAGCGCTACAAGATCGTGAAGACCTTTAAAACGCCGACTCACCCCAACAGCCTGGCGCTTTCTGATGACGGCAAAACGCTGTATGTCAGCGTGAAACAGGCTTCCAGCCGTGAGAAAGAGGCCACCGCGCCGGACGACGTGATCCGCATCGCGCTGTAA
- a CDS encoding LysR family transcriptional regulator — protein MLKENVNDLLSFMVVARERSFTRAAAQLGVSQSALSHAMRHLEARLDVRLLTRTTRSVVPTEAGERLIQRLGPHLEEMERALTALRDTRERPAGNLRITAGEHATSTVLWPALKPFMLQYPDINIEITVDNGLTDIVDGRFDAGVRLGEQVAKEMIAVRIAPDMRMAVVGSPAYLQQAGTPQTPWDLAQHRCINLRLPTRGGLYAWEFARDGRDIQVRVEGQVILNSLPQRIDAAEAGLGLAYVPDDCVAEALASGRLVQVLADWTPTFPGYHLYYPSRRQHTSAFTLLLETLRR, from the coding sequence ATGCTAAAAGAGAACGTAAACGATCTGCTCTCCTTTATGGTGGTGGCGCGTGAGCGCAGCTTTACCCGCGCAGCGGCCCAGCTCGGCGTGTCACAGTCGGCGCTCAGCCATGCCATGCGCCATCTCGAAGCGCGTCTCGATGTGCGGCTGCTGACCCGCACCACCCGCAGCGTGGTACCGACCGAGGCGGGTGAGCGACTGATACAGCGCCTCGGTCCGCATCTGGAGGAGATGGAGCGGGCGCTGACCGCGCTGCGCGATACGCGCGAACGCCCGGCGGGCAACCTGCGCATCACCGCCGGGGAGCATGCCACCAGTACTGTACTCTGGCCGGCGCTAAAGCCATTTATGCTGCAATATCCGGATATTAACATCGAAATCACTGTTGATAATGGCCTCACGGATATCGTGGATGGCCGGTTTGACGCCGGGGTGCGACTCGGCGAACAGGTGGCGAAAGAGATGATTGCCGTGCGCATTGCCCCGGATATGCGGATGGCGGTAGTGGGTTCGCCAGCCTATCTGCAGCAGGCCGGTACGCCGCAGACGCCCTGGGATCTTGCGCAGCATCGCTGCATCAATCTGCGCCTGCCGACACGAGGTGGACTTTACGCCTGGGAGTTTGCCCGCGACGGCCGGGATATCCAGGTCCGGGTGGAGGGGCAAGTGATCCTCAACAGCCTGCCGCAGCGCATCGATGCGGCGGAGGCGGGCCTCGGTCTGGCCTACGTTCCGGATGACTGCGTGGCGGAGGCCTTAGCCAGTGGCCGGCTGGTGCAAGTGCTGGCGGACTGGACCCCTACCTTCCCCGGCTACCATCTCTACTACCCCAGTCGACGCCAGCATACCAGCGCTTTCACTCTGTTGCTGGAAACTCTGCGACGCTGA
- a CDS encoding DUF406 domain-containing protein — protein sequence MKDVVDKCSTKGCAIDVGTIIDNEDCVYRAEKMFPSREEAESTVAAVRERAAAAAPASEPPQVDYTIAAAGDEVKLDLAIAFSCQAEKIIFELSLRNLL from the coding sequence ATGAAAGATGTAGTAGATAAATGCAGCACCAAAGGCTGCGCCATTGATGTCGGTACCATCATTGATAACGAGGACTGCGTCTACCGGGCTGAGAAAATGTTCCCGAGCCGCGAAGAAGCGGAATCCACCGTAGCCGCTGTGCGCGAACGTGCTGCCGCCGCGGCGCCGGCCAGTGAACCGCCGCAGGTCGATTACACCATCGCCGCCGCTGGCGACGAGGTTAAACTCGATCTCGCCATCGCTTTCTCCTGCCAGGCGGAAAAGATCATTTTCGAGTTATCCCTGCGAAATCTGCTTTAA
- a CDS encoding YgdI/YgdR family lipoprotein gives MKKPFMVICAGAMLALLAGCSSNYVMTTKSGQTIVTHGKPQLDKETGMTSYIDESGNKREINSSDVSQLVEDN, from the coding sequence ATGAAAAAGCCATTTATGGTGATTTGCGCCGGTGCGATGCTGGCGCTGCTGGCAGGCTGTTCGTCCAACTACGTTATGACCACCAAAAGCGGTCAGACGATCGTCACCCACGGCAAGCCGCAGCTGGATAAAGAAACGGGGATGACCAGCTATATCGATGAGTCTGGTAATAAGCGGGAAATTAACAGTAGCGACGTGTCGCAGCTGGTTGAGGATAACTAA